One Alkalicoccus halolimnae DNA segment encodes these proteins:
- a CDS encoding glycoside hydrolase family 16 protein yields MKKTMVSTLFISALAVPAAAGAEEQEPNWQMTWQDEFEGEELDTSKWRIDNGNGFYDGDEWVEGWGNNELQSYQEDNVKVQDGKLILEAREESVSDEEGDYEYTSGKVLTDELFSQAYGRFEASMKLPEGQGYWPAFWMMPEDDIYGGWAASGEIDIMENRGSETDKVGAAIHYGDLWPANTYSEESYQFPEGQSTTDFNEYAIEWEPGEIRWYVNDELYSTKTEWGTKYGEYPAPFDQEFHMILNLAVGGWYGGEPDETTEFPGQVEVDYVRVYEDADAEHPPPGEWIDPDENDQPEDDGPAPVDETKNWQEIGENLIEDGTFDETTEFGDENDSLVWNVFNMADHDPNGGTAEFSITDNELQAAVNQVGWDWYHIQLMQDVSVPAGTYKLEFDMRSDEARTIRTELTGAGYRLQEFEVGEEMETYETYIEASEPGDYSLLFGLGKGIDDPEMEVPYNIHLDNVRLVEVGVDGESTGPEDPNESDNWVEAGENLIEDGTFVETTEFGDENDSLVWNVFNMGEFEQNAGSADFSIVDNELQAVINQVGWEWWHIQFMQDVMVPEGIYKVAFDMRSEEERNVSVELAGSGTGIHAFDVGNEMRTYETYINVTNPGEFNLMFGLGRDGDDPELDVPYTVHLDNVRLVAVEQGEEDGQEEDAEEPVSGKPSHPGKGAPFSVDEDGSLYLETGNGKRIDIPAGKGSPHTEHPGKGSKPDNADRGNNR; encoded by the coding sequence ATGAAGAAAACAATGGTTAGCACGCTGTTTATCTCGGCGCTTGCTGTGCCGGCAGCTGCAGGGGCGGAGGAGCAGGAACCGAACTGGCAGATGACGTGGCAGGACGAGTTTGAGGGAGAGGAACTTGATACGTCCAAGTGGCGCATCGATAACGGTAACGGATTTTATGACGGAGATGAATGGGTGGAAGGATGGGGCAACAATGAGCTGCAGTCCTATCAGGAAGATAACGTTAAAGTCCAGGACGGAAAACTGATTCTCGAAGCCCGTGAGGAATCCGTCAGTGACGAGGAGGGTGATTATGAATATACCTCCGGAAAAGTACTGACAGATGAATTGTTCAGCCAGGCTTACGGCCGTTTCGAAGCAAGCATGAAACTTCCCGAGGGGCAGGGATACTGGCCGGCGTTCTGGATGATGCCGGAAGATGATATTTACGGAGGCTGGGCTGCTTCCGGTGAAATCGACATTATGGAAAACCGCGGCTCGGAAACCGATAAAGTCGGCGCAGCAATTCACTACGGGGATCTCTGGCCGGCCAATACGTACAGCGAAGAAAGCTACCAGTTCCCGGAAGGACAGTCCACCACCGATTTTAATGAGTATGCGATCGAGTGGGAACCGGGCGAAATCCGCTGGTACGTCAACGATGAACTTTATTCCACGAAAACCGAATGGGGCACGAAGTACGGAGAGTACCCGGCACCATTTGACCAGGAGTTCCATATGATTCTGAACCTGGCTGTCGGCGGCTGGTACGGCGGAGAGCCGGATGAAACTACAGAATTCCCCGGTCAGGTGGAAGTCGATTATGTCCGTGTATATGAAGACGCTGACGCCGAGCATCCTCCGCCGGGCGAATGGATCGACCCGGATGAAAACGATCAGCCGGAAGACGATGGACCAGCTCCGGTAGATGAAACGAAAAATTGGCAGGAAATCGGAGAAAACCTGATTGAAGACGGCACGTTTGATGAAACAACAGAATTTGGTGATGAAAACGACAGTCTCGTCTGGAACGTGTTTAACATGGCCGACCACGATCCGAACGGCGGAACCGCTGAATTTTCGATCACAGATAATGAACTGCAGGCAGCCGTCAACCAGGTCGGCTGGGACTGGTACCATATTCAGCTCATGCAGGACGTGTCAGTGCCGGCGGGAACATACAAACTGGAATTTGACATGCGCTCGGACGAAGCACGCACGATCCGCACAGAACTGACCGGAGCCGGCTACCGCCTGCAGGAGTTCGAGGTAGGGGAAGAGATGGAAACGTACGAAACGTACATTGAAGCTTCCGAGCCCGGAGATTATTCGCTGCTGTTTGGTTTAGGCAAAGGCATCGATGATCCGGAAATGGAGGTTCCTTATAATATTCATCTTGATAACGTCCGTCTCGTAGAAGTCGGCGTTGACGGGGAATCCACTGGCCCAGAAGATCCGAACGAATCGGATAACTGGGTCGAAGCAGGAGAAAACCTGATCGAAGACGGTACATTTGTTGAAACAACAGAATTCGGTGATGAAAACGACAGTCTCGTCTGGAACGTGTTTAACATGGGAGAGTTCGAACAGAATGCCGGATCGGCTGATTTTTCCATCGTGGATAACGAGCTTCAGGCCGTTATAAACCAGGTCGGCTGGGAGTGGTGGCATATCCAGTTTATGCAGGACGTGATGGTTCCGGAAGGCATTTATAAAGTTGCCTTTGACATGCGTTCCGAAGAAGAGCGGAACGTGAGCGTTGAACTGGCCGGATCCGGCACAGGCATCCATGCATTCGACGTTGGAAACGAGATGAGAACGTACGAAACATATATTAACGTCACGAATCCGGGAGAATTTAACCTTATGTTCGGCCTCGGACGCGACGGAGATGACCCGGAACTTGACGTCCCTTATACCGTCCATCTCGATAACGTGAGACTTGTTGCAGTGGAACAGGGAGAAGAAGATGGACAGGAAGAAGACGCGGAGGAGCCTGTCAGCGGCAAACCTTCCCACCCGGGAAAAGGCGCTCCATTTTCTGTCGATGAAGACGGCAGTCTCTATCTGGAAACCGGGAATGGAAAACGTATCGACATCCCGGCAGGAAAAGGAAGCCCACACACGGAGCATCCCGGCAAAGGCAGCAAGCCGGACAATGCTGATCGGGGTAATAACCGATAA
- a CDS encoding MarR family winged helix-turn-helix transcriptional regulator, which produces MINILREIGMIARALDSISNVEFQEYELTKGQYVYLVRICEHPGIIQEKLAEMIKVDRTTAARAVKKLEMNGFIEKKDDEFNRKIKKLHPTERGREVYPFIIRENDFSTQMALEGFTEAEAETASVLLHRIRQNVEKDWEQVKKGNKRDY; this is translated from the coding sequence ATGATAAATATTCTTCGGGAAATCGGCATGATAGCCAGAGCACTGGATTCCATCAGCAATGTGGAGTTTCAGGAATATGAACTGACAAAGGGGCAGTACGTTTATCTCGTGCGTATCTGTGAACATCCTGGCATTATTCAGGAAAAACTCGCCGAAATGATCAAAGTCGACCGGACGACGGCAGCGCGTGCAGTAAAAAAACTGGAGATGAATGGTTTTATTGAGAAAAAAGATGATGAGTTCAACAGAAAAATCAAAAAGCTCCATCCGACAGAAAGGGGAAGAGAAGTCTATCCGTTTATTATCCGGGAAAACGATTTTTCTACGCAGATGGCACTCGAGGGATTTACGGAAGCTGAGGCGGAGACAGCATCAGTGCTCCTGCACCGTATTAGACAAAATGTAGAAAAAGACTGGGAACAGGTGAAAAAAGGAAACAAAAGAGACTATTAA
- a CDS encoding GNAT family N-acetyltransferase, whose amino-acid sequence MKITIKDYAAEDLDKLEAISRETFDETFREQNKPEHMQAYMNQAFNREKLEKETRDSGSRFYFIESDGETAGYLKINKDGAQTEEMGEASLEIERIYIKKAYQQYGLGKNLLQLAIDKARENSKKKVWLGVWEKNERAIAFYRKRGFIETGAHAFYMGDEEQTDLIMVKTLT is encoded by the coding sequence ATGAAAATAACGATTAAAGATTACGCAGCGGAGGACCTGGATAAACTGGAGGCGATCAGCAGGGAGACGTTTGACGAAACATTCCGGGAGCAGAATAAACCAGAGCATATGCAGGCGTATATGAATCAGGCCTTCAACAGAGAAAAACTGGAGAAAGAAACGAGGGACAGTGGATCCCGATTTTATTTTATCGAATCGGACGGGGAAACAGCCGGCTACCTGAAAATAAATAAGGACGGAGCCCAGACGGAAGAAATGGGGGAGGCTTCGCTTGAAATTGAGCGGATCTATATAAAAAAAGCCTACCAGCAGTACGGCCTCGGGAAAAACCTTTTGCAGCTGGCTATCGATAAAGCCAGAGAAAACAGCAAAAAGAAAGTCTGGCTCGGCGTCTGGGAAAAGAATGAGCGAGCAATCGCTTTTTACAGGAAGAGGGGATTCATAGAAACAGGAGCACATGCATTTTATATGGGGGACGAAGAGCAGACGGATCTGATCATGGTCAAAACCTTAACCTGA
- a CDS encoding GlsB/YeaQ/YmgE family stress response membrane protein, producing MGWIITLIVGGIIGWLAGVILGKNVPFGIVGNIIAGLVGATIGNSLGLDIGPSLGGVSIIGGLLGAIILILIVSFIMKAIGNKKA from the coding sequence ATGGGTTGGATTATTACGTTAATTGTCGGAGGTATTATCGGGTGGCTCGCCGGAGTTATTCTAGGTAAAAATGTACCATTCGGCATTGTCGGAAACATTATCGCCGGTCTTGTCGGCGCGACGATTGGTAACTCTCTGGGTCTGGATATTGGACCTTCACTAGGCGGAGTAAGCATTATTGGTGGTTTGCTGGGTGCAATCATTCTGATTCTTATTGTTTCGTTTATAATGAAAGCTATCGGAAACAAAAAAGCATAA